Proteins encoded together in one Oreochromis aureus strain Israel breed Guangdong linkage group 23, ZZ_aureus, whole genome shotgun sequence window:
- the bsg gene encoding basigin codes for MKLLWAVTALLLSCWRADAFTAPHIRTEPSEVTNQTSAVLSCNLTDASIVSKGSHWTLNGKIIDNSKKDDDKHYTTLNLEKITHANSGKYECVFSTDPEVKQTIEVRTTPHVAAYKHSEHGNENDKVVLVCVSHGYPLPTDWLWFKQNDDGTQDSITNGTVKYEIKNTPNKTSLTINDLNIDSDLGHYICSGSNDLGVATDKVNLRVRSRLAALWPFLGIVAEVIILVTIIFIYEKRRKPDEVNDDDDSGSAPLKSNSNANHKDKNVRQRNSN; via the exons ATGAAGTTATTGTGGGCTGTCACTGCCCTTCTGTTGAGCTGTTGGAGAGCCGATGCCTTCACAG CACCACACATCCGCACTGAACCTTCTGAAGTCACCAACCAAACCTCTGCTGTGCTCAGCTGCAACCTCACAGATGCCAGCATTGTCAGCAAGGGCTCCCACTGGACTCTTAATGGCAAAATCATTGACAACTCCAAAAAGGATGACGACAAACATTACACTACATTAAA TTTGGAGAAGATCACTCATGCCAATAGTGGAAAGTATGAATGCGTGTTCTCGACTGATCCAGAGGTGAAGCAGACCATTGAAGTCAGAA CAACTCCCCATGTCGCTGCCTACAAGCACTCTGAGCACGGCAATGAAAATGACAAAGTTGTGCTGGTCTGTGTGAGTCATGGATATCCATTACCTACTGATTGGCTCTGGTTCAAACAGAACGACGATGGAACCCAAGAT AGTATCACCAATGGAACTGTCAAATATGAGATCAAGAATACCCCCAACAAGACCAGTCTGACCATTAACGACCTGAACATCGACAGTGACCTCGGGCACTACATTTGCTCTGGAAGTAACGACCTCGGCGTAGCTACTGACAAAGTCAACCTGCGTGTCCGCAGTCGCTTGGCTGCTCTCTGGCCCTTTCTTGGCATCGTGGCAGAGGTCATCATCCTTGTCACGATAATCTTTATCTATGAGAAGAGGAGAAAGCCCGATGAGGTCAATGACG ATGATGACTCAGGATCTGCTCCTCT GAAGAGCAATTCTAATGCAAACCACAAAGACAAGAATGTGAGGCAAAGGAACTCTAACTAA